Proteins from a single region of Corynebacterium pseudogenitalium:
- a CDS encoding DeoR/GlpR family DNA-binding transcription regulator: MYAEERRRQIASLTAVEGRVNVTELAERFDVTAETIRRDLAILHNEGIVHRVHGGAVASQSFLTTEFSLDARFRSAPTAKSAIARAATQFLPEDPGAGIFLDAGTTINGLADLIAAAGKTQHWSIVTNSLPIALDLSSCGLTDVQLLGGTVRAITQAVVGDTALRTLALMRADVAFIGTNALTIDHGLSTADAQEAAVKSSMVTNARKVVVLCDSTKLGNDYLVSFAPLDAIDVVVTDTDAPESFVSELRERGIKVVLAEE, translated from the coding sequence ATGTACGCCGAAGAGAGAAGAAGGCAGATCGCGTCACTTACCGCAGTCGAAGGACGCGTGAATGTTACGGAGCTGGCCGAACGGTTTGATGTAACAGCCGAGACCATCAGGCGGGACTTGGCAATTCTCCATAATGAAGGAATTGTCCACCGCGTTCACGGCGGAGCCGTCGCTAGCCAATCATTTCTCACCACAGAGTTTTCTCTTGATGCCCGGTTCCGGTCGGCACCGACCGCCAAATCGGCGATCGCGCGCGCTGCGACACAGTTTCTCCCAGAGGATCCTGGCGCTGGCATCTTTCTCGACGCCGGCACCACCATCAATGGACTGGCCGATCTTATTGCCGCAGCAGGAAAAACACAACATTGGTCTATAGTTACGAACTCCCTCCCGATCGCGCTAGACCTATCATCCTGCGGGCTTACAGACGTTCAGCTCCTCGGGGGGACAGTCCGTGCAATCACCCAAGCTGTTGTAGGCGATACGGCATTACGCACTCTCGCGCTTATGCGTGCAGATGTTGCTTTTATTGGCACGAATGCCTTGACTATTGACCACGGCCTCTCTACCGCCGACGCCCAAGAGGCTGCGGTCAAATCTTCAATGGTCACCAATGCACGCAAGGTAGTTGTGCTCTGCGACTCCACGAAGCTCGGCAATGATTATCTAGTTAGCTTTGCGCCGCTAGACGCAATTGACGTCGTTGTTACCGACACAGACGCACCAGAGAGCTTTGTCAGCGAATTGCGGGAGCGTGGAATCAAGGTCGTCCTTG
- the hrpA gene encoding ATP-dependent RNA helicase HrpA, producing MKDQEQTPKKELFRQLDNVELRDVRRLRRRIRQAKNGKELNKVEEAIARSLHVVRARDELIPNIEYPDALPVSQRKNDILEAVANHQVTVIAGETGSGKTTQIPKMLLELGRGRRGRIAHTQPRRLAARTVAERIADELGQSIGESVGYAIRFDDKVSTTTSVKLMTDGILLTEIQRDRFLNAYDTIIIDEAHERSLNIDFLLGYVKELLPKRPDLKVIITSATIDVERFAQHFCDEEGNPAPIIEVSGRTYPVEVRYRPLVENAGDREIDIDMIDGVINAIKELMAEGDGDILCFFASERDIRDCMEAIEKQHWKNVEVAPLFGRLSNAEQHRVFSPHSGRRIVLSTNIAETSLTVPGIHYVVDTGLARISRYSTRTKVQRLPIEEISQASANQRSGRCGRVADGIAIRLYSEENFNSRPEFTDPEILRTNLASVILQMISLNLGDMRHFPFVESPDDKAIRDGLTLLYELGAIKAIPKGELPKLTKIGHTLAKIPVDPKMARMLVEAERYRVLEDVTAVVAHMSIQDVRERPLEFQAQADQAHARFKDKTSDFLSALKLWDYVGGLREELSGNQFRKRMKREYLHYMRIREWHDLVRQLRDVERRLGWDVDKAMTMTTKRDADSIHRALLTGLLSNIGARDGNSKEYQGARGTRFLIFPGSSLAKTPPEFLMASELVETSRLWARDVAKVESSWIEHAAGSLLKHVYSEPFWSRKRACAMVHQKSLLYGIPIVRDRLIPYHRVDPTAAREMFIRHALIDGDWTRTHKFLEHNSLLLSEAAEVEEKLRRRGIVVDEDTLFDFYDVKLPDSVTTANNFDSWWKKQQQLDPGYLHFDPSKLVDDSAQTISAEDFPMSWSQGSMRFDVSYKFEPGTAYDGVTIAIPLPLLASVESVGFDWLVPGLRKELLTELIRSLPKPLRKGVVPAPDFADRALERMTFDPRTSVTEALAQALTELGASGISGHDFRTHLLPPHLLITFAVIDKRGKIVDSDKSLLALKKRRATQIRSSVAKASRHSETAEVPVWTEDTLGDIPESTTTTIDGNKVEAYPALEVTPKGVRVAVHPTRASADASMMTATLTLLLRAIEVSDTQMTKGLPLQQRVAVDRYPHGGASGLVEDARVAAIRDAMIQAGGPVRSPADFDALCAKIKPTIPGAVRRSIVSIAPGLAAYSDLMQELKNWSGPAIDDIREQLAFMLPANAITVHGMQHLQHLPRYIEAIQIRLEHLEAEPERDEERQAEVANAKAYLERRLEQLPAQRRKTRAYKDVMWRIQELRVSLFAQHLGTQKPVSVRRIEKMVDKLR from the coding sequence ATGAAGGACCAGGAACAAACACCTAAGAAAGAACTCTTCCGCCAACTAGACAACGTGGAACTACGCGACGTCCGACGTCTTCGCCGTCGCATTCGACAGGCCAAGAACGGCAAGGAACTTAACAAAGTTGAAGAGGCAATTGCCCGAAGCTTGCACGTAGTTCGGGCGCGGGATGAACTCATTCCGAACATCGAGTACCCAGATGCACTCCCGGTTTCTCAACGCAAGAATGACATCTTAGAAGCTGTCGCGAACCACCAAGTGACTGTTATTGCTGGTGAAACTGGATCCGGCAAGACCACCCAGATTCCTAAGATGCTGCTCGAGCTCGGCCGCGGTCGACGAGGACGTATAGCGCATACTCAGCCGCGCCGTCTCGCTGCTAGAACTGTCGCTGAACGCATAGCAGACGAATTAGGTCAGAGCATTGGAGAATCGGTCGGCTACGCCATTCGCTTCGACGACAAGGTCAGCACCACTACCTCAGTGAAGCTCATGACAGACGGAATTCTCCTTACGGAGATTCAGCGTGATCGGTTCCTCAACGCGTACGACACCATCATTATCGATGAGGCGCACGAGCGTTCCCTGAACATCGACTTTTTGCTTGGATACGTCAAGGAGCTTCTCCCCAAACGCCCCGACCTGAAGGTCATCATCACGTCCGCCACCATTGACGTCGAACGCTTCGCGCAGCACTTCTGTGACGAAGAAGGCAACCCCGCCCCGATTATTGAGGTTTCAGGTCGTACCTACCCGGTTGAGGTGCGCTACCGTCCGCTCGTCGAAAATGCCGGCGATCGTGAAATTGATATTGACATGATTGACGGTGTTATCAACGCCATCAAGGAGTTGATGGCAGAAGGCGACGGTGACATCCTCTGCTTTTTCGCCTCAGAACGTGACATCCGTGACTGCATGGAAGCAATTGAAAAGCAGCATTGGAAGAATGTTGAAGTCGCGCCACTTTTCGGACGCCTTTCGAACGCAGAACAGCACCGCGTCTTCTCCCCACATAGCGGGCGTAGGATCGTCCTCTCTACGAACATCGCCGAAACTTCGCTCACAGTGCCGGGAATTCACTACGTTGTGGACACTGGCCTCGCTCGCATTTCACGGTATTCAACGCGGACTAAAGTACAGCGTCTTCCGATTGAGGAAATATCCCAAGCCTCAGCAAACCAGCGCTCGGGCCGTTGTGGACGTGTTGCTGACGGTATCGCTATCCGCTTGTACTCGGAAGAGAACTTTAATTCACGCCCGGAATTTACTGACCCTGAAATATTGCGGACCAACTTGGCAAGTGTGATCCTGCAAATGATTTCTCTCAATCTCGGCGACATGCGGCACTTTCCATTCGTGGAATCCCCAGACGACAAAGCTATTCGCGATGGCCTTACGCTCTTGTACGAGCTCGGTGCAATCAAAGCAATACCAAAGGGTGAACTTCCAAAACTCACGAAAATTGGCCATACGCTTGCGAAAATCCCAGTCGACCCCAAGATGGCTCGCATGCTCGTCGAGGCCGAACGCTACCGGGTGTTGGAGGATGTCACCGCAGTTGTCGCCCATATGTCGATTCAAGACGTGCGCGAACGCCCCCTGGAATTTCAGGCACAAGCAGACCAAGCCCATGCACGCTTCAAAGACAAGACATCCGACTTTCTTTCAGCGCTCAAGCTCTGGGATTACGTCGGAGGTCTCCGTGAAGAGCTTTCAGGCAATCAGTTCAGAAAGCGCATGAAGCGTGAGTATTTGCACTATATGCGAATTCGTGAATGGCACGACCTCGTTCGTCAGCTCCGCGACGTCGAACGTCGACTGGGCTGGGACGTCGACAAAGCAATGACAATGACAACGAAACGTGACGCTGACTCGATTCATCGAGCATTGCTCACTGGCTTACTTTCGAATATCGGTGCTCGCGACGGAAACAGCAAGGAATACCAAGGTGCTCGTGGTACCCGTTTCCTGATTTTCCCAGGGTCATCGCTGGCCAAGACCCCACCAGAGTTTTTGATGGCAAGCGAGCTTGTAGAAACCTCGCGGCTTTGGGCCAGAGACGTGGCAAAAGTAGAATCCTCATGGATCGAGCACGCGGCAGGATCACTCCTGAAACATGTCTATTCAGAACCGTTCTGGTCACGGAAACGCGCATGCGCAATGGTCCATCAAAAATCGTTATTGTACGGCATCCCTATCGTGCGAGACCGACTTATCCCCTACCACCGCGTTGATCCTACGGCTGCGCGCGAGATGTTTATTCGTCACGCACTCATTGACGGCGATTGGACGAGGACTCATAAGTTTCTCGAACACAACAGCTTGTTGCTAAGCGAAGCCGCAGAAGTTGAAGAAAAGCTACGGCGTAGGGGCATCGTCGTTGACGAAGACACTCTATTCGATTTCTACGACGTGAAACTGCCGGATTCAGTCACAACAGCGAACAATTTTGACAGTTGGTGGAAGAAGCAACAGCAGCTCGATCCCGGATATCTTCACTTTGATCCAAGTAAACTCGTTGACGATTCTGCCCAGACTATCTCTGCAGAAGACTTTCCAATGTCATGGTCACAAGGGTCGATGCGGTTCGATGTGTCGTACAAATTCGAGCCTGGAACCGCCTACGACGGCGTTACCATCGCAATTCCCCTGCCTCTACTGGCCAGCGTTGAATCAGTCGGATTTGACTGGCTTGTACCTGGGCTACGTAAAGAGTTGCTGACTGAACTCATTCGTTCACTGCCGAAACCACTACGCAAGGGCGTCGTCCCCGCTCCAGACTTCGCTGACCGTGCACTTGAGCGTATGACGTTCGATCCACGCACGTCGGTTACCGAAGCACTGGCTCAGGCCCTCACTGAATTGGGTGCCAGCGGCATTAGCGGGCATGATTTCCGCACGCACCTGCTGCCACCGCACTTGCTCATAACGTTTGCAGTCATTGATAAACGTGGGAAGATTGTCGACTCAGACAAGAGTCTCCTTGCTTTGAAGAAGCGTCGGGCCACACAGATTCGTTCTTCAGTCGCGAAAGCAAGCCGCCACTCTGAAACTGCCGAAGTTCCTGTATGGACCGAAGACACACTCGGCGATATTCCCGAAAGTACGACCACAACCATTGATGGCAACAAAGTCGAGGCCTATCCTGCGCTCGAGGTGACTCCCAAAGGCGTTCGCGTTGCTGTGCATCCAACCCGGGCGAGTGCTGATGCATCAATGATGACGGCAACGCTCACGTTGCTGCTGCGGGCAATCGAGGTTTCCGATACTCAGATGACGAAGGGACTGCCACTACAGCAACGTGTCGCTGTTGATAGGTATCCACATGGCGGGGCTTCCGGCCTTGTCGAAGACGCTCGCGTTGCAGCAATCCGCGACGCGATGATTCAAGCCGGCGGCCCTGTGAGGTCACCTGCTGATTTCGACGCACTATGTGCGAAAATTAAACCGACTATTCCGGGAGCTGTCCGACGATCAATTGTATCGATCGCGCCAGGTCTCGCTGCATACTCAGATTTGATGCAAGAGCTCAAGAATTGGTCTGGTCCTGCGATTGACGATATTCGGGAGCAACTAGCATTCATGCTGCCCGCGAACGCTATCACGGTTCATGGCATGCAACACCTACAGCACCTCCCCCGTTACATAGAGGCAATCCAGATACGGCTTGAGCATCTAGAAGCGGAACCGGAACGTGACGAAGAGCGGCAGGCTGAAGTAGCAAATGCTAAGGCTTACCTAGAGCGACGATTGGAACAGCTCCCTGCCCAACGCAGGAAGACACGCGCATACAAGGACGTGATGTGGCGAATTCAGGAGCTGCGAGTGAGTTTGTTTGCACAACACCTTGGCACCCAAAAGCCTGTGAGCGTGCGTCGTATTGAAAAAATGGTCGATAAACTTCGCTAG
- the nrdR gene encoding transcriptional regulator NrdR, producing the protein MYCPFCHHEQSRVTDSRVVDGGSAIRRRRECTSCGGRFTTIEKAVLTVVKRNGVTEPFDKEKLIVGVRRACQGRNVSDDALKRLAQQVEETVRAQGSSQVAANDIGLAVLEPLRTLDEVAYLRFASVYKSFESAEDFQSEIRLMKRREREGLE; encoded by the coding sequence ATGTACTGTCCGTTTTGTCATCACGAACAATCGCGAGTTACAGATTCTCGTGTTGTAGACGGGGGCTCTGCTATCCGGCGGCGGCGAGAGTGCACATCGTGCGGGGGCCGATTCACAACGATCGAGAAGGCCGTGCTGACCGTTGTGAAGCGCAATGGAGTAACTGAACCGTTCGACAAGGAAAAGTTGATCGTTGGTGTTCGGCGTGCTTGTCAAGGCAGGAACGTTAGCGACGACGCATTGAAGCGGCTAGCGCAGCAAGTAGAGGAGACGGTTCGGGCCCAAGGAAGTTCTCAAGTTGCGGCAAATGACATTGGACTGGCGGTATTGGAACCGCTTCGCACACTGGACGAAGTTGCGTACCTGCGATTTGCCTCGGTGTACAAGTCTTTTGAAAGCGCCGAAGATTTTCAGTCGGAAATCCGCTTGATGAAACGACGCGAGCGAGAGGGACTGGAATAA
- a CDS encoding hydrogen peroxide-inducible genes activator: MNNKEYKPTLAQLRTFVTIAENRHFGTAASKLNISQPSLSQALVALETGLGIQLIERSTRKVIVTPTGEALLPYAKATLEAADAFVAHARGAHGVLSGPLNIGIIPTIAPYILPTLLQLIQSEFPDLTPRIIEEPTKHLLAKLRDGNVDVALLALPTHAPGVSELELYDEDFIVVTNEKHKLSGLQNLTLDVLEELDLLLLDDGHCLRDQIVDLCKNVQTTPSNSSQSDTRAASLTTIMQLVVAGLGSTLVPKSAIAAECTRPGLGLSTFQKSVDAKRTIGLAYRSSSSRIHEFEELGALCRKAYKEVAKTSDAILSR; the protein is encoded by the coding sequence ATGAACAATAAAGAATATAAACCAACCTTGGCCCAACTTCGTACGTTTGTGACCATCGCCGAGAATAGGCACTTCGGCACTGCTGCGAGCAAGCTCAACATTTCTCAACCGTCATTATCCCAGGCATTGGTCGCGCTAGAGACCGGTTTAGGGATTCAACTTATCGAGCGATCCACCCGAAAGGTCATCGTCACTCCAACTGGGGAGGCGCTCCTCCCCTATGCGAAAGCAACGCTTGAAGCAGCCGATGCTTTTGTTGCACATGCCCGCGGTGCACATGGGGTCCTTTCCGGGCCTCTCAATATCGGCATCATCCCCACCATCGCACCGTATATCCTGCCCACCCTTTTACAACTGATTCAGAGCGAGTTCCCCGATTTAACTCCTCGAATCATCGAAGAGCCCACCAAACACCTACTCGCTAAATTGCGCGACGGCAACGTCGATGTGGCGCTGCTAGCCCTTCCTACGCACGCGCCTGGAGTCAGTGAACTGGAACTCTATGACGAAGACTTCATCGTCGTAACGAATGAGAAACACAAGTTGTCTGGGCTCCAAAACCTTACCCTCGATGTCCTGGAAGAACTCGATTTGCTTCTTCTCGACGACGGCCACTGCCTGCGCGACCAAATAGTTGATCTTTGCAAGAACGTTCAAACCACGCCCTCAAATTCAAGCCAATCAGATACACGGGCTGCGTCACTGACTACCATCATGCAGCTGGTTGTTGCTGGCCTTGGATCAACCCTCGTTCCCAAGTCAGCTATTGCAGCTGAGTGCACACGTCCTGGTTTGGGGCTTTCTACCTTCCAGAAGAGTGTCGACGCGAAGCGTACAATTGGACTGGCCTACCGCTCTTCTTCTTCCCGCATCCATGAGTTTGAGGAACTTGGAGCGTTGTGTAGAAAGGCGTACAAAGAGGTAGCGAAAACCAGTGATGCGATTCTGTCCCGCTAA
- a CDS encoding peroxiredoxin has protein sequence MAILTVGERFPEFDLVALKGGDLHEVDATSPEDYFENVSLEKYEGKWKVVFFYPKDFTFVCPTEIAAFGKLNEEFEDRDTQVLGGSTDNEYSHFNWRATHPDLKTVPFPMFADVRHDLIRALGVENEAGVADRATFIIDPDGVIQFVSVTPDAVGRNVEEVLRVLDALQSEEVCACDWQKNDPTKNIDKLAVVQESLK, from the coding sequence ATGGCAATTCTGACTGTAGGCGAGCGTTTCCCTGAGTTCGATCTGGTAGCGCTGAAGGGTGGCGACCTTCATGAGGTCGACGCAACAAGCCCAGAGGACTACTTCGAGAATGTATCCCTGGAAAAGTACGAGGGTAAGTGGAAGGTCGTTTTCTTCTACCCGAAGGACTTTACGTTCGTCTGCCCAACCGAGATCGCAGCGTTCGGCAAGCTGAACGAAGAGTTCGAAGATCGCGATACGCAGGTCCTTGGTGGCTCCACTGACAATGAGTACTCCCACTTCAACTGGCGTGCAACGCACCCAGATCTGAAGACCGTTCCGTTCCCAATGTTTGCTGATGTCCGCCACGACTTGATCCGTGCACTGGGCGTTGAAAATGAGGCAGGCGTCGCTGATCGTGCAACGTTCATCATCGACCCAGACGGCGTCATCCAGTTCGTGTCTGTCACCCCGGATGCTGTTGGCCGTAACGTCGAAGAGGTCCTTCGCGTTTTGGATGCTCTCCAGTCCGAAGAGGTCTGCGCCTGTGACTGGCAGAAGAACGACCCAACGAAGAATATCGACAAGTTGGCTGTCGTTCAGGAATCCCTGAAGTAA
- the lexA gene encoding transcriptional repressor LexA, producing MARKNTTSEKFDMSVLSDRQKRILQVIRDAVVLRGYPPSIREIGDAAGLQSTSSVAYQLKELEKKGFLRRDPNKPRAVDLRHLPESMGGSVTPKDDADIDGTSPARMIPVLGQIAAGTPILAEENIEHYYPLPEELLDSGDLFMLQVVGESMRDAGILNGDWVVIRSQHVAEEGEFVAALIDGEATVKEFHKDSSGVWLIPHNDAFSPIQGNDAEIMGKVVSVFRTL from the coding sequence ATGGCACGCAAGAACACAACCAGTGAAAAGTTCGATATGAGCGTACTTTCAGACAGACAAAAGCGAATCCTTCAAGTCATTCGCGACGCCGTCGTATTACGTGGCTATCCACCAAGCATTCGAGAGATCGGCGACGCCGCAGGACTCCAATCAACTTCTTCTGTCGCCTACCAGCTGAAGGAGCTCGAAAAGAAAGGGTTCCTTCGCCGTGACCCAAACAAGCCACGAGCCGTAGACCTCCGCCACCTGCCAGAATCTATGGGAGGTTCGGTTACACCGAAAGACGATGCGGACATTGATGGAACTTCTCCAGCACGGATGATCCCTGTCCTCGGCCAAATCGCCGCTGGAACTCCGATCCTGGCAGAGGAAAACATTGAACACTACTACCCCCTGCCGGAAGAACTACTCGATAGCGGCGACCTCTTCATGCTTCAGGTGGTTGGAGAATCAATGCGCGATGCAGGCATTCTCAATGGTGACTGGGTAGTCATCCGCTCACAACATGTTGCCGAAGAGGGCGAGTTCGTAGCAGCGCTAATTGACGGGGAGGCAACTGTCAAGGAGTTTCATAAGGACTCTTCCGGAGTATGGCTCATTCCTCATAACGATGCCTTTTCTCCGATACAAGGCAACGACGCCGAGATTATGGGCAAAGTGGTCTCTGTTTTCCGGACCCTGTAG
- a CDS encoding carboxymuconolactone decarboxylase family protein, giving the protein MSIDNLRSALPEYAKDQKLNLGSLTRSTELNEQQLWGTLVASAAATKNPTVISEITDEAKEHLSEEALDAAFGAATVMAMNNVAYRAKGWLGDDFAQVKFGLRMNIISKPGVEKADFELWSLAVSAVNGCEHCAVAHSNVVREEGLTKEQVWEAVKIAAVIQAIAQTVVAEDAR; this is encoded by the coding sequence ATGTCGATCGATAACCTGCGCAGCGCTTTGCCTGAATATGCAAAAGACCAGAAGCTGAACCTTGGCTCCTTGACACGCTCTACAGAGCTGAACGAGCAGCAGCTGTGGGGCACTCTCGTTGCCTCCGCTGCAGCGACAAAGAACCCCACCGTGATCTCTGAGATTACGGACGAGGCCAAGGAGCACCTGTCCGAAGAGGCTCTCGATGCCGCTTTCGGCGCAGCAACTGTTATGGCAATGAACAACGTTGCCTACCGCGCAAAGGGCTGGCTCGGCGATGACTTTGCACAGGTAAAGTTTGGCCTTCGCATGAACATCATCTCGAAGCCTGGCGTCGAGAAGGCAGACTTTGAGCTGTGGTCGCTCGCAGTATCTGCTGTCAATGGCTGCGAGCATTGCGCTGTAGCACACTCCAACGTCGTGCGCGAAGAGGGCCTGACCAAGGAGCAGGTCTGGGAGGCAGTAAAGATTGCTGCTGTTATCCAGGCCATTGCGCAGACCGTAGTGGCAGAAGACGCACGCTAA